A genomic stretch from Desulfolutivibrio sulfodismutans DSM 3696 includes:
- a CDS encoding phage NrS-1 polymerase family protein has translation MIERDGKQTKLPINPSTGSNAKSNDPSTWGSFDKAVSYYNAQLNSNKQKCDGIGFMFTLNESFVGVDLDHCISESGKLDTSIRNIVNTLNSYTEISPSGRGLHIITKGKLPPGGRKKGNVELYESGRYFTITGNIFRGCNKHVENRQNEIDEIHAEIWGTNAKTKHTNSVSGRPKGDPHELLTTSFHFTNGSKNEQLWNGDFSGYPSQSEADLAFCSHLAWLFQKDASLIDSIFRKSGLYRDKWDVTHSADGSTYGQMTIKKAISSTDKTYNTNQNISSANIVALLNGQARNDYPLLEIKGIKFRYGRDNAKTIIEREAKRKYTGKSDKHSSAYYPVSSLYGIPARLRYIDKSDASGLRINIEGFDGSLKSLDIERSFLVKASGNELKSELLAAGLRIYPDGDKIILATLKAAHPDKEILITTKPGLFQIDNHKNFAFVTPDGKSYSDNNHQVELSPNERITAPYSCGSFEGWKDAIRTATTAPGCPHFALGVMAAFVGPILSIAKLDTCGINLSGFTSKGKSTAQMLAASAWSTPKLGCGLFQSMRTTDNAVELLATKANGTVLLLDDIAHIDGRDLGAMIYTLSSGSSKSRMTQLSTLQSRQTWNTFAIFSGEKSLEEKIKSAGGSWQAGMSVRFPDVDVTDVNEKLTNETMRSINSIAENYGHAGHKFIEAIFNNGLHHKSSELKQTILNAARHLANSEESQLIRAAIPFALIQIAGNFAKEFETAAQSSDVVTEFSRKVSVVCFRRRLADSADLVSP, from the coding sequence ATGATCGAGAGAGATGGAAAGCAAACAAAGCTACCGATCAATCCATCAACAGGCTCAAATGCAAAATCAAACGACCCCTCGACATGGGGTAGTTTTGATAAAGCAGTGAGTTATTACAATGCACAACTGAATTCTAATAAACAAAAATGTGATGGCATCGGATTCATGTTCACCCTTAACGAGTCATTTGTCGGCGTTGACCTTGACCATTGCATCTCTGAAAGTGGCAAACTTGACACGTCGATACGAAACATTGTCAACACTCTAAACTCATACACAGAAATTTCTCCATCAGGACGTGGATTGCATATTATAACGAAGGGGAAACTGCCGCCTGGAGGGAGAAAGAAGGGCAATGTTGAATTGTACGAAAGTGGGAGATACTTTACCATCACAGGAAATATTTTCAGAGGCTGCAACAAACACGTTGAAAATCGACAGAACGAAATAGATGAGATTCATGCCGAAATATGGGGAACAAATGCAAAAACAAAGCATACAAATTCTGTTTCTGGCCGACCAAAAGGTGATCCTCACGAACTGCTCACCACGTCATTTCATTTTACAAACGGTAGCAAAAACGAACAACTTTGGAACGGAGACTTTTCTGGCTACCCTTCACAGTCAGAGGCTGACTTAGCTTTTTGCTCGCATTTAGCGTGGCTGTTCCAAAAAGATGCCTCGCTGATAGACTCTATATTTCGAAAATCTGGTCTTTATCGAGATAAGTGGGATGTCACGCACAGTGCAGACGGATCGACTTACGGGCAAATGACCATCAAAAAAGCAATTAGTTCAACAGATAAAACGTATAACACTAATCAAAACATAAGCAGCGCGAACATTGTTGCGCTGCTAAACGGCCAAGCTCGTAACGACTACCCGTTGCTAGAAATCAAAGGTATAAAATTTAGATACGGTCGTGACAATGCGAAAACTATAATCGAACGCGAAGCAAAACGAAAATATACTGGGAAAAGCGATAAGCACTCATCTGCATACTACCCTGTGTCAAGTCTTTACGGTATACCAGCTCGCCTGCGATACATCGACAAAAGCGACGCATCTGGATTGCGAATTAACATCGAAGGATTCGATGGCAGTTTGAAATCTTTGGACATAGAGCGGTCATTTCTTGTCAAAGCATCCGGAAATGAACTTAAATCAGAATTATTAGCCGCAGGTTTACGTATTTATCCTGATGGTGACAAAATAATTCTTGCGACGCTCAAAGCAGCACACCCTGATAAAGAAATATTAATCACCACAAAGCCCGGCTTATTTCAAATCGATAATCACAAAAACTTTGCATTTGTTACACCTGACGGCAAGTCATATAGCGACAACAACCATCAAGTTGAGTTGTCTCCTAACGAGCGGATAACCGCGCCCTATTCCTGTGGCTCGTTTGAAGGCTGGAAAGATGCCATACGAACGGCAACAACTGCGCCGGGATGCCCGCATTTTGCTCTTGGCGTTATGGCTGCGTTTGTTGGACCAATTTTATCTATAGCTAAGTTGGACACCTGTGGAATTAATCTTTCAGGGTTCACATCAAAAGGCAAATCCACTGCACAGATGCTTGCAGCATCTGCTTGGTCTACTCCAAAACTCGGGTGTGGATTGTTTCAATCAATGAGGACAACCGACAACGCCGTAGAACTTTTGGCCACAAAAGCGAACGGCACCGTGCTTTTGCTTGACGACATCGCTCATATCGATGGGCGAGATTTAGGGGCTATGATCTATACATTGTCTTCTGGTAGTAGCAAATCGAGAATGACACAGCTATCTACGCTTCAGAGCAGGCAGACGTGGAATACCTTTGCAATTTTCTCCGGCGAAAAATCATTGGAAGAAAAAATCAAAAGCGCTGGAGGAAGCTGGCAGGCAGGAATGTCTGTCCGTTTTCCAGACGTAGATGTCACGGACGTTAACGAAAAACTTACGAATGAAACAATGAGGTCTATTAATAGCATTGCTGAAAATTATGGACATGCGGGGCATAAATTCATTGAAGCTATATTCAACAATGGCCTTCACCACAAATCTTCAGAACTAAAACAAACCATTTTAAACGCGGCCAGACATTTGGCGAACAGCGAAGAAAGCCAGCTTATACGCGCTGCCATTCCTTTTGCTCTGATTCAAATAGCAGGTAATTTTGCAAAAGAATTTGAGACCGCTGCACAATCCTCTGATGTCGTTACGGAATTCTCTCGAAAGGTCTCGGTCGTCTGTTTCCGCCGTCGTTTAGCCGACAGCGCTGATCTTGTTTCACCTTGA
- a CDS encoding IS5 family transposase, with protein sequence MSERNSNKPGIADYVVSHRRHKECFLDEIDRLIDWKPFEKLLRKKLSRVVNAVGNPAYAPLPMFKILLLQRWYNLSDAAVEECLYDRLSFVRFVGLSLDHDEVPDSSTICRFRQSLLEKNVLKRLLDKLNHQLQRRGLLVREGAIVDASVITSSRRPLKVIDILPEDREEDDDEASDVTISYSDDADAAWLRKGNRAYYGYKVHAATDSRDGFLLGGHVTPANRSDTQEFVDILDEIGPMPGGRIYADKGYSSQLNRHVLQARRLADGIMHKAARNRALNPAEKAANRQVSSVRSKVERAFGTLKRSYGFFRTRYLGVAKVELEFLLNAMAFNLKKAVLKAGC encoded by the coding sequence ATGAGCGAGCGCAATTCCAATAAGCCCGGTATTGCCGACTACGTCGTGTCCCATCGCAGGCACAAGGAATGCTTTCTGGATGAGATTGATCGCCTCATTGATTGGAAGCCGTTTGAGAAGCTTCTTCGAAAAAAGCTCAGCCGAGTCGTCAATGCCGTTGGTAATCCTGCATATGCACCGTTGCCGATGTTTAAAATCCTTCTGCTCCAGAGGTGGTACAACCTGAGCGACGCGGCGGTGGAGGAATGCTTGTACGATCGGTTGTCCTTTGTCCGATTCGTGGGCCTTTCCCTTGATCATGACGAGGTGCCCGATTCCTCGACCATTTGCCGGTTTCGGCAGAGCCTGCTTGAAAAAAACGTCTTGAAGCGGCTTCTGGACAAACTCAACCATCAACTCCAGCGGCGCGGCTTACTGGTACGTGAAGGAGCCATCGTGGACGCGAGCGTCATCACCTCCTCGCGCCGCCCCCTCAAAGTAATCGATATTCTTCCCGAAGATCGCGAGGAAGATGACGACGAGGCGTCGGACGTAACCATCAGCTACTCCGATGACGCCGATGCGGCCTGGTTGCGCAAAGGGAACCGGGCTTATTACGGCTACAAAGTCCATGCGGCCACGGACAGCCGGGACGGCTTTCTCCTCGGCGGCCATGTCACGCCCGCCAACCGTTCGGATACGCAGGAATTCGTGGATATTCTTGATGAGATTGGCCCCATGCCAGGGGGCCGCATCTATGCGGACAAGGGATACAGCAGCCAGTTGAACAGGCATGTGCTCCAAGCTCGGAGACTTGCCGACGGCATCATGCATAAGGCCGCTCGCAACCGTGCGCTGAACCCCGCCGAAAAAGCGGCAAATCGTCAAGTTAGCAGCGTCCGGTCGAAGGTGGAACGGGCTTTCGGAACGCTCAAAAGAAGTTATGGCTTCTTCCGGACGCGTTACCTGGGGGTAGCCAAGGTTGAACTTGAATTTTTACTCAACGCTATGGCTTTCAACTTGAAAAAAGCGGTGCTCAAAGCGGGATGTTGA
- a CDS encoding tyrosine-type recombinase/integrase, with product MPSKITKRGKTRWLACVKRNGQRLQKVFDTRTEALNWEAEARSLAEAMPETTPSVSLLEWANNYLAFAKTKFNVKTFQEKRDVFKRFFSVVSPEIEAESLIARDALAYLQSQAEARSGHAANKDRKNLVAAWNWSIKFHDFPPNPFMKVERFGETRHPRYVPPEDDFWRIYQIAESQDRVMLFAFLHLAARRSELFRLTWADVDFANGLVRLGTRKRRDGTLEFDLIPMTSELREELRDWRETRPVKDAPHVFVCLDATAFTREYFGKPFEKRQHLMKRLCVRAGVKPFGFHAIRHLTASTLYHAGQPVAVVQSILRHKSPATTERYLRSLGLEHTREALESVLVKKGPARVIPFVKQEAPKALTSGA from the coding sequence ATGCCCTCCAAAATAACCAAGCGCGGGAAAACGCGCTGGCTCGCTTGCGTCAAAAGAAACGGGCAAAGGCTCCAAAAAGTCTTCGACACGCGCACCGAAGCTCTGAATTGGGAGGCCGAGGCGCGAAGTCTAGCGGAAGCAATGCCCGAGACGACCCCTTCGGTATCCTTGCTTGAATGGGCGAACAACTATCTTGCTTTTGCAAAAACGAAGTTTAACGTGAAGACCTTCCAGGAAAAACGAGATGTATTTAAGCGTTTTTTTTCAGTTGTTTCACCGGAGATTGAAGCCGAAAGTCTGATTGCCAGAGATGCCCTCGCTTACCTCCAGTCCCAGGCTGAGGCCCGGAGCGGCCATGCCGCGAACAAGGACCGGAAAAATCTTGTTGCTGCCTGGAATTGGTCTATCAAGTTCCACGACTTCCCGCCCAACCCGTTTATGAAGGTTGAGCGTTTCGGCGAAACGCGCCATCCCCGCTATGTCCCGCCTGAGGACGACTTCTGGCGCATATACCAAATAGCCGAAAGCCAAGACAGGGTCATGCTTTTCGCGTTTCTTCATTTGGCAGCAAGGCGCTCGGAACTTTTCCGGCTAACCTGGGCCGATGTGGACTTCGCAAACGGCCTTGTCCGACTCGGCACCCGTAAGCGCCGAGACGGAACGCTCGAATTCGACTTGATTCCGATGACGAGCGAATTGCGGGAAGAATTACGCGACTGGAGGGAGACCCGCCCGGTCAAGGACGCTCCCCATGTGTTTGTCTGCCTTGATGCTACTGCCTTCACCCGTGAGTATTTCGGCAAACCCTTCGAGAAACGCCAGCATCTCATGAAGCGCCTTTGTGTCCGGGCCGGGGTCAAGCCGTTCGGCTTCCACGCCATCCGGCATCTGACCGCCTCGACCCTCTACCATGCCGGGCAACCTGTGGCCGTGGTCCAGTCGATCTTGCGCCACAAGTCGCCCGCGACCACTGAACGCTACCTGCGTAGCCTGGGCCTGGAGCATACCCGGGAGGCTCTGGAATCCGTCCTGGTGAAGAAAGGTCCGGCCCGGGTGATTCCCTTCGTCAAGCAAGAAGCCCCCAAGGCGTTAACCTCGGGGGCTTGA
- a CDS encoding radical SAM protein has translation MRVRFAHPEPAPEKSRIWPVFLPYAGCAGRCVYCAQHLQTGAASASPASPASLDTARRDLDAALGGALAAGRGPYELGFYGGTFTALPGDHAERFTALAQTYRERGLVTRVRCSTRPDAAHAGRLAVLRGLGLDMVELGVQTFEAGVLARSGRGYAPEAAQAACLRVREAGLALGVQLLPGLPGHTPEMFARDVAKAAALGPEAARIYPCVVASGTRLAAMWRAGEYTPWDVEATIAAVAQGLLELWRAGVRVIRVGLAPQPELDAAVLAGPVHPALGSRARGRALFLLVRDQARRLGRGPKGMAVPGRYFGELWGHGRELAAAYADLGLTRDSVHPADLADFEIWTAQDDTPPAAASIPADLLASAL, from the coding sequence ATGCGGGTGAGATTCGCCCATCCTGAGCCCGCCCCGGAAAAATCCCGCATCTGGCCCGTGTTTCTGCCCTACGCCGGATGCGCCGGACGGTGCGTCTATTGCGCCCAGCATCTCCAGACCGGGGCGGCGTCTGCGTCCCCAGCGTCCCCCGCGTCTTTGGACACGGCCCGGCGCGATCTGGACGCGGCCCTGGGGGGGGCGCTGGCCGCAGGCCGCGGTCCCTACGAGCTCGGGTTTTACGGCGGCACGTTCACGGCCCTCCCCGGGGACCATGCCGAGCGGTTCACGGCCCTGGCCCAGACGTACCGGGAACGGGGGCTTGTGACCCGGGTGCGCTGCTCCACGCGCCCCGACGCCGCCCATGCCGGGCGGCTGGCCGTGCTGCGCGGCCTGGGGCTGGATATGGTGGAGCTTGGCGTGCAGACCTTCGAGGCCGGGGTGCTGGCCCGTAGCGGCCGGGGATATGCGCCGGAGGCGGCGCAGGCGGCATGCCTGAGGGTGCGCGAAGCTGGGCTGGCCCTTGGGGTGCAACTCCTGCCGGGACTGCCCGGACACACGCCGGAGATGTTCGCCCGGGATGTGGCCAAGGCGGCCGCGCTTGGCCCGGAGGCGGCGCGCATCTATCCGTGCGTGGTGGCGTCCGGAACGCGGCTGGCGGCCATGTGGCGGGCCGGGGAGTACACGCCCTGGGACGTGGAGGCGACCATCGCGGCCGTGGCGCAGGGGCTTTTGGAACTGTGGCGGGCGGGGGTGCGGGTCATCCGGGTGGGGCTTGCGCCGCAGCCGGAGCTTGACGCCGCCGTGCTGGCCGGTCCTGTGCATCCGGCCCTGGGGAGCCGGGCCCGGGGGCGGGCGCTTTTTTTGCTGGTGCGCGATCAGGCGCGCCGTCTCGGCCGCGGCCCCAAGGGCATGGCCGTCCCCGGACGGTACTTTGGCGAACTGTGGGGACATGGCCGGGAACTGGCGGCGGCCTACGCCGACCTGGGCCTCACCCGGGATTCCGTACACCCGGCGGACCTGGCGGATTTTGAGATATGGACGGCGCAGGACGATACGCCCCCAGCCGCCGCATCAATACCGGCCGATCTCCTGGCCTCGGCGTTGTGA
- a CDS encoding HIT family protein, with product MIDKDCLFCKILRGEIPCAKIYETAAVLAFLDIAPIRPGHALVIPKVHAPSLWELPADIGGDLVAALQVVGRAVREATGATGINVVMNNGASAGQLVLHAHFHVIPRVEGDGLSPWQGAPYADTMAMTRMAESIRIRI from the coding sequence ATGATCGACAAAGACTGTCTCTTTTGCAAGATCCTGCGCGGCGAGATTCCCTGCGCCAAAATTTACGAGACCGCCGCCGTCCTGGCCTTTCTGGATATCGCCCCGATCCGGCCGGGGCACGCCCTGGTCATCCCCAAGGTCCACGCCCCGTCGTTGTGGGAGCTTCCCGCCGACATCGGGGGCGACCTTGTGGCCGCGCTTCAGGTCGTGGGCCGGGCCGTGCGCGAGGCCACAGGGGCCACGGGCATCAACGTGGTCATGAATAACGGCGCCTCGGCCGGGCAACTCGTACTGCACGCCCATTTTCACGTCATCCCCCGGGTGGAGGGCGACGGGCTTTCGCCGTGGCAGGGCGCGCCATACGCCGACACTATGGCCATGACCCGGATGGCCGAGTCCATTCGCATTCGAATCTAA
- a CDS encoding integration host factor subunit alpha: MSGKTLTKADIVDYIYEKTERNRAEVKVLVDHLLDIMKQSIKKDDALLVSGFGKFESYDKKARKGRNPQTNKSIVLPPRKVVVFRLSRKFRAELNPE, encoded by the coding sequence ATGAGCGGAAAGACTCTCACCAAAGCGGACATCGTCGACTACATCTACGAAAAAACCGAGCGCAACCGGGCCGAGGTGAAGGTTCTCGTGGACCACCTCCTGGACATCATGAAGCAGTCGATCAAAAAAGACGACGCGCTTTTGGTCAGCGGTTTCGGAAAATTCGAGTCCTACGACAAAAAGGCCCGCAAGGGGCGCAACCCCCAGACCAACAAGAGCATCGTCCTGCCGCCGCGCAAGGTGGTGGTCTTCCGGCTGTCCCGGAAGTTCCGGGCCGAGCTCAACCCCGAATAG
- a CDS encoding septal ring lytic transglycosylase RlpA family protein — MPSLRDFSPRPLRRSPSGSGTAEGRPGCALWDDSPRAALSPGLWGVFRARALALLVLGLVAVALVGCGAKSPSPPPGGWGKAPATQRPYTVKGKTYHPIPSADGYTEEGVASWYGKDFHGKPTSCGEIYDMHKLTAAHKILPMHTTLKVTNLENGRSVTVRVNDRGPFVSGRVIDMSFAGAKALDMHNKGTTRVRLESVGSIPGATSAQDLPGPFYVQIGAFVNERNAQRLLTVIKRAGYAQSRIHSKDVGGERFFRVHAGTFATLAEAERARARLSGEYRDAFVIGE, encoded by the coding sequence ATGCCTTCATTGCGTGATTTTTCTCCCCGGCCGCTGCGCCGCAGCCCCTCCGGCTCCGGCACGGCAGAGGGGCGGCCGGGCTGCGCCCTCTGGGACGACAGCCCCAGGGCCGCTCTGTCTCCGGGCCTGTGGGGCGTCTTCCGGGCTCGCGCCCTGGCCCTGCTCGTCCTGGGGCTTGTGGCCGTGGCCCTGGTCGGCTGCGGGGCAAAGTCCCCCTCGCCGCCGCCCGGCGGCTGGGGCAAGGCCCCGGCCACCCAGCGTCCCTATACCGTCAAGGGCAAGACCTACCACCCCATCCCCTCGGCAGACGGCTATACGGAAGAAGGCGTGGCCTCCTGGTACGGCAAGGACTTCCACGGCAAGCCCACCTCCTGCGGCGAGATCTACGACATGCACAAGCTCACCGCCGCCCACAAGATCCTGCCTATGCACACCACCCTCAAGGTGACCAACCTGGAAAACGGCCGTTCGGTCACCGTGCGGGTCAACGACCGGGGGCCCTTCGTGTCCGGCCGGGTGATCGACATGTCCTTTGCCGGGGCCAAGGCCCTGGACATGCACAACAAGGGCACCACCCGGGTGCGGCTGGAGAGCGTGGGGAGCATTCCCGGCGCGACATCGGCCCAGGATCTGCCCGGCCCCTTCTACGTCCAGATCGGGGCCTTCGTGAACGAGCGCAATGCCCAGCGGCTTTTGACGGTCATCAAACGGGCCGGGTACGCCCAGTCGCGCATCCACTCCAAGGATGTGGGCGGCGAACGGTTCTTCCGGGTCCACGCCGGAACCTTCGCCACCCTGGCCGAGGCCGAACGGGCCCGGGCGCGGCTCTCCGGGGAATACCGGGACGCCTTCGTTATCGGGGAATAG
- a CDS encoding response regulator, protein MATICIADDDITSRHTLRAIVSGEGHDVVEASDGAEALRAVNERRVDLLLTDIFMPGVEGLEVIRILRESHPGLPVIAFTTGSTFTAYETLNWARSYGVSGALTKPFSREDILGEVRKVLPRA, encoded by the coding sequence ATGGCCACCATCTGCATCGCCGACGACGACATCACGTCCCGCCACACCCTCCGGGCCATCGTCTCCGGAGAAGGTCACGACGTCGTGGAGGCCTCCGACGGGGCCGAGGCCCTGCGCGCCGTGAACGAACGCCGCGTGGATCTGCTTTTAACCGACATCTTCATGCCCGGCGTCGAAGGCCTGGAGGTCATCCGCATCCTCCGGGAATCCCACCCCGGACTGCCGGTGATCGCCTTCACCACCGGCAGCACCTTCACCGCCTACGAGACCCTCAATTGGGCCAGAAGCTACGGGGTGAGCGGGGCCCTGACCAAACCGTTTTCCCGCGAGGACATCCTGGGCGAGGTCCGCAAGGTCTTGCCCCGGGCGTAA
- a CDS encoding putative bifunctional diguanylate cyclase/phosphodiesterase, which produces MNRQALGTTDMAPSPLAPPRDASAATPPQRILVVEDERIVALDISARLKKLGYAVAGLATSGEAALDICRETPPSLVLMDIFLDSGMDGIEAARRIRELHDIPVVYITSHDDQLTLRRAAKTAPYGYVIKPVDERWLQSAIEVALYKHATEIDLKRSEDRFRRLFERMLNAFVLFEAICDGTGEVEDLRLLEVNPAFERVTGLPRGEVEGRRIREVFPGVEPFWIETLGQVAATRVSTRFENYLADLNQYFLVEAYSPGPGQVAAIIEDVTDLRRGEQLLRHRTFHDPLTDLPNRSLCLDRLHRAIERAKRRLNYVYALIFLDLDRFKLINDSLGHLAGDKVLCRVAALLRRHVRRLDTVARVGGDEFAILLEEIASPGDALRVARKIRDSLTEAMTIDGQKLYLSAGMGIVLGPADYERPEELLQNATIAMNHARRSGVGRIKVFDWVMREVAEHDMGVETGLRRSLEEKQFILYYQPIYSLSDRSLVGFEALVRRQRPDGGLDLPGEFIHIAEETGLIIPLGNLVMAEACAALGRWSMDMAASTKFSISVNLSGKQFSQPDLVKQTVKSLRDTGADPRRLRLEITESVLMDNPESALAKLRGLREMGITIGIDDFGTGYSSLSYLQRFPIDCLKVDRGFVSDMDDHGNRVIVKTVVNLAHSLGLEVVAEGIETPRQEALLKEFGCDFGQGFLFSRPLPHDKASAFLRSPAT; this is translated from the coding sequence GTGAACAGACAGGCCCTCGGCACGACCGACATGGCCCCATCCCCCCTTGCCCCGCCGCGTGACGCGTCCGCCGCAACCCCGCCCCAGCGCATCCTGGTGGTCGAGGACGAACGCATCGTGGCCCTGGACATCAGCGCCCGTCTGAAAAAGCTCGGCTACGCCGTGGCCGGTCTGGCCACCTCGGGCGAGGCGGCCCTGGACATCTGCCGGGAGACTCCGCCGTCTTTGGTGCTCATGGACATCTTCCTCGACAGCGGCATGGACGGCATCGAGGCCGCCCGGCGCATCCGCGAACTGCACGACATCCCGGTGGTGTACATCACCTCCCATGACGACCAGCTGACCCTGCGCCGGGCGGCCAAGACCGCTCCCTACGGCTACGTCATCAAACCCGTGGACGAGCGGTGGCTGCAAAGCGCTATTGAAGTGGCCCTGTACAAGCACGCCACGGAGATCGACCTCAAGCGCAGCGAGGATCGCTTCCGCAGGCTGTTCGAGCGCATGCTCAACGCCTTCGTCCTGTTCGAGGCCATCTGCGACGGCACGGGCGAGGTGGAGGATCTGCGCCTCCTGGAGGTCAATCCGGCCTTCGAGCGGGTCACGGGCCTGCCCCGGGGCGAGGTGGAAGGACGGCGCATCCGGGAGGTCTTTCCCGGGGTGGAGCCGTTTTGGATCGAGACCCTGGGACAGGTGGCCGCCACCCGCGTCTCCACCCGGTTCGAAAACTACCTGGCCGACCTCAATCAATATTTCCTGGTCGAGGCCTACAGCCCGGGCCCCGGGCAGGTGGCGGCCATCATCGAGGACGTCACGGACCTGCGCCGGGGCGAACAGCTTTTGCGGCACCGCACCTTTCACGATCCCCTGACCGACCTGCCCAACCGATCCCTGTGCCTGGACCGGCTGCACCGGGCCATCGAACGGGCCAAACGCCGCCTCAACTACGTCTATGCCTTGATCTTCCTGGATCTGGACCGTTTCAAGCTCATCAACGACAGCCTGGGGCATCTGGCCGGGGACAAGGTGCTGTGCCGGGTGGCGGCCCTGCTCAGACGCCATGTGCGCCGCCTGGACACCGTGGCCCGGGTGGGCGGCGACGAATTCGCCATCCTGCTGGAGGAAATCGCCTCCCCGGGCGACGCCCTGCGGGTGGCCCGCAAGATCCGCGACAGCCTGACCGAGGCCATGACCATCGACGGACAGAAACTCTATCTTTCCGCAGGCATGGGCATCGTTCTGGGACCAGCGGACTACGAACGCCCCGAGGAGCTCTTGCAAAACGCCACCATCGCCATGAACCACGCCCGGCGTAGCGGCGTGGGCCGCATCAAGGTCTTCGACTGGGTCATGCGCGAGGTGGCCGAACACGACATGGGCGTGGAGACGGGACTGCGCCGCAGTCTGGAGGAAAAGCAGTTCATCCTGTATTATCAGCCCATTTATTCCCTGTCCGACAGATCCCTGGTCGGCTTCGAGGCCTTGGTGCGCCGCCAGCGGCCGGACGGGGGGCTTGATCTCCCCGGCGAATTCATCCACATCGCCGAAGAGACCGGGCTTATCATTCCGCTTGGCAACCTGGTCATGGCCGAGGCCTGCGCGGCCCTTGGCCGGTGGAGCATGGATATGGCCGCCAGCACGAAATTCTCCATATCCGTCAATTTGTCCGGCAAACAGTTTTCGCAACCCGACCTGGTCAAACAGACGGTCAAGTCCCTGCGCGACACCGGGGCCGACCCCAGGCGCCTGCGCCTGGAGATCACCGAAAGCGTGCTCATGGACAACCCGGAGTCCGCCCTGGCCAAGCTGCGGGGCCTGCGGGAAATGGGCATCACCATCGGCATCGACGACTTCGGCACCGGATATTCCTCCCTGTCCTACCTGCAACGCTTCCCCATCGACTGTCTCAAGGTCGACCGGGGATTTGTGAGCGACATGGACGACCACGGCAACAGGGTCATCGTCAAGACCGTGGTCAACCTGGCCCACAGCCTGGGGCTGGAAGTGGTGGCCGAGGGCATCGAAACCCCTCGCCAGGAGGCCTTGCTCAAGGAATTCGGCTGCGATTTCGGCCAAGGATTCCTGTTCTCGCGCCCCCTGCCCCACGACAAGGCCTCGGCCTTCCTGCGCTCCCCGGCGACCTGA